One Roseomonas gilardii subsp. gilardii genomic region harbors:
- the fliM gene encoding flagellar motor switch protein FliM, with protein sequence MTGEADQDDLAAAWGASLAEAVEGIEEMAAPGPDAAKVLNQAEIDSLLGFDHRTEERHRSGIERVVDAGLVSYDRLPMLEIVFDRLVRLLTTTLRNFTSDNVEVSLDTMTSMRFGDYLDSIPLPAMLAVVKVKQWDNHALIVVDSAMIYSIVDVLLGGRRGTSAMRIEGRPYTTIERTLVERLISVVLTDLGHAFSPITGVEFCFERLEVNPRFAAISRLSNAAVLARMRIEMEDRGGRLDMILPYATLEPVREVLLQQFMGERFGRDSIWENHLAEELRHTLVRLDVVLDEQTLPLSTITALKPGDRIALNVAPGAPVRLRCGDVPLFEGQLGRRENRLAVRVEHELRRDGAGIVKMG encoded by the coding sequence GTGACGGGCGAGGCGGACCAGGACGATCTCGCCGCCGCCTGGGGCGCCTCCCTGGCCGAGGCCGTGGAGGGGATCGAGGAGATGGCGGCCCCGGGGCCGGATGCCGCCAAGGTGCTGAACCAGGCCGAGATCGACAGCCTGCTCGGCTTCGACCACAGGACGGAGGAGCGGCACCGCAGCGGCATCGAGCGCGTGGTGGATGCCGGGCTGGTCTCCTATGACCGGCTGCCGATGCTGGAGATCGTCTTCGACCGGCTGGTGCGGCTGCTGACCACGACGCTGCGCAACTTCACCTCGGACAATGTCGAGGTCTCGCTCGACACCATGACCTCCATGCGCTTCGGCGACTATCTCGATTCCATCCCGCTGCCGGCCATGCTGGCCGTGGTGAAGGTGAAGCAGTGGGACAACCACGCGCTGATCGTGGTGGACAGCGCCATGATCTACTCGATCGTGGACGTGCTGCTGGGCGGGCGGCGCGGCACCTCCGCGATGCGGATCGAGGGCCGCCCCTACACCACCATCGAGCGCACGCTGGTGGAGCGGCTGATCTCCGTGGTGCTCACCGATCTGGGCCATGCCTTCTCCCCGATCACCGGGGTGGAGTTCTGCTTCGAGCGGCTGGAGGTGAACCCGCGCTTCGCCGCCATCTCACGCCTGTCCAACGCCGCCGTGCTCGCGCGCATGCGGATCGAGATGGAGGATCGCGGCGGCCGGCTCGACATGATCCTGCCCTACGCGACGCTGGAGCCGGTGCGCGAGGTGCTGCTGCAGCAGTTCATGGGGGAGCGCTTCGGCCGCGACAGCATCTGGGAGAACCATCTCGCCGAGGAACTGCGCCACACGCTGGTGCGGCTCGACGTGGTGCTCGACGAGCAGACCCTGCCGCTGTCCACCATCACCGCGCTGAAGCCGGGGGACCGCATCGCGCTCAACGTCGCGCCCGGGGCGCCGGTGCGGCTGCGCTGCGGCGACGTGCCGCTTTTCGAAGGGCAGCTGGGGCGGCGGGAGAACCGGCTGGCGGTGCGGGTGGAGCATGAGCTGCGGCGTGACGGCGCCGGCATCGTGAAGATGGGGTGA
- a CDS encoding DUF6468 domain-containing protein has protein sequence MNTVEWTLQGVVVLLLCLAIPFVWRLDRRLAALRRERPALESGTAELGEAARRAERALERMRRSTEEADRALSATLARAEPLGEDLRFLTERAGLMADRLEALVREARPLVMSPATEPGPAAPVRTEAPARADALPEVALVPERPSGHAVPAGNANDAPRSQAERDLLRALRLAR, from the coding sequence ATGAACACGGTCGAATGGACTCTCCAGGGTGTCGTGGTGCTGCTGCTCTGCCTGGCCATTCCCTTCGTCTGGCGGCTGGACCGGCGGCTGGCCGCCCTGCGCCGCGAAAGGCCGGCGCTGGAAAGCGGCACGGCCGAGCTGGGCGAGGCGGCGCGCCGGGCGGAACGGGCGCTGGAACGCATGCGGCGCAGCACGGAGGAAGCCGATCGCGCCCTGTCGGCCACGCTGGCGCGCGCGGAGCCGCTGGGTGAGGACCTGCGCTTCCTGACCGAACGCGCCGGCCTGATGGCGGACCGGCTGGAGGCCCTGGTGCGTGAGGCGCGGCCCCTGGTGATGTCGCCCGCGACGGAGCCCGGACCCGCCGCCCCGGTGCGGACCGAAGCGCCGGCACGGGCCGATGCCCTGCCGGAGGTCGCCCTGGTGCCCGAGCGCCCGTCCGGCCATGCGGTGCCCGCCGGCAATGCCAATGACGCCCCGCGCAGCCAGGCCGAGCGCGACCTGCTGCGCGCCCTGAGGCTGGCCCGATGA
- a CDS encoding MotE family protein: MSRLRLLPLLMLSGGLLAGCKLLALGQAVEWPAGLAMGRLDGMLIASASASASASASATASAPPNAAPPNAAQHGAAPAAKASGPAPTQPTMPAPEPDPVSLAERAVLESLRERRGQLEQREQALTAREAILAAAESRLKSRLDEMAALQARLEKLEQARNAREEAGWRGLVKTYETMRPRDAAAVFDELDMPVLVQIVDRMREAKTAPVLGAMRPDRARLLTSELARHRNRANDPGGTDNSQDARR, from the coding sequence ATGAGCCGGCTACGCCTCCTGCCTCTGCTGATGCTGAGCGGCGGGCTGCTGGCGGGCTGCAAGCTCCTGGCCCTGGGGCAGGCGGTGGAATGGCCGGCGGGGCTGGCCATGGGGCGTCTGGACGGCATGCTGATCGCCAGCGCCAGCGCCAGCGCCAGCGCCAGCGCCAGCGCCACCGCCTCCGCGCCGCCCAACGCCGCGCCGCCCAACGCCGCGCAGCATGGGGCCGCGCCCGCCGCGAAGGCGTCCGGACCGGCACCCACCCAGCCCACCATGCCGGCGCCGGAGCCGGACCCGGTGAGCCTCGCGGAACGGGCGGTGCTGGAAAGCCTGCGCGAGCGCCGCGGGCAGTTGGAGCAACGCGAGCAGGCGCTGACGGCGCGCGAGGCCATCCTCGCCGCGGCCGAGAGCCGGCTGAAGTCGCGCCTTGACGAGATGGCGGCGCTGCAGGCGCGGCTGGAGAAGCTGGAGCAGGCCCGCAACGCGCGCGAGGAGGCCGGCTGGCGCGGGCTGGTGAAGACCTATGAGACCATGCGGCCGCGCGACGCGGCCGCGGTGTTCGACGAGCTCGACATGCCCGTGCTCGTCCAGATCGTGGACCGGATGCGGGAGGCCAAGACCGCGCCGGTGCTGGGCGCCATGCGTCCCGACCGCGCGCGGCTCCTGACCTCCGAGCTCGCCCGCCACCGCAACCGGGCCAACGACCCCGGCGGAACCGACAACAGCCAGGATGCCAGGCGATGA
- a CDS encoding chemotaxis response regulator CheY: protein MNRNTNVLIVDDYKTMLRIIRNLLKQLDFENVEEASDGQEALSKLRTGNFGLVISDWNMQPMTGLDLLKEVRADARLKSTPFIMITAESKTENVIAAKQAGVSNYIVKPFNAETLREKIAKVMQDA from the coding sequence ATGAACAGGAACACCAACGTGCTGATCGTCGATGACTACAAGACGATGCTGCGCATCATCCGGAACCTGCTGAAGCAGCTGGATTTCGAGAATGTCGAGGAAGCCTCCGACGGGCAGGAGGCGCTGTCGAAGCTGCGGACCGGCAATTTCGGCCTGGTGATCAGCGACTGGAACATGCAGCCGATGACGGGGCTGGACCTGCTGAAGGAGGTCCGCGCCGATGCCCGGCTGAAATCCACGCCCTTCATCATGATCACCGCCGAGAGCAAGACGGAGAACGTGATCGCGGCGAAGCAGGCGGGCGTCTCGAACTACATCGTCAAGCCCTTCAACGCCGAGACGCTGCGCGAGAAGATCGCCAAGGTGATGCAGGATGCCTGA
- the speD gene encoding adenosylmethionine decarboxylase — protein MDALTAPLGMVSEFPSDAQGNFSSGADEAKDYFVEKDGVRFAGTHLIIDLWGATNLDDPAHIDDVLREAAIATGATILHGHFHHFQPNGGVSGVLVLAESHVSIHTWPEKAFAALDIFVCGVCDPYKAIPVLKKGFLPERVQLGEHRRGISV, from the coding sequence ATGGACGCTCTTACCGCTCCGCTGGGGATGGTCTCGGAATTTCCGAGCGACGCCCAGGGAAACTTCTCCTCCGGCGCCGATGAGGCAAAGGATTACTTCGTCGAGAAGGATGGTGTCCGCTTCGCGGGCACGCACCTGATCATCGACCTGTGGGGCGCGACGAATCTCGACGATCCGGCGCATATCGACGACGTGCTGCGCGAGGCCGCGATCGCCACGGGCGCCACGATCCTGCACGGGCACTTCCACCACTTCCAGCCCAACGGCGGCGTGTCCGGCGTGCTGGTCCTGGCGGAGAGCCATGTGTCGATCCACACCTGGCCGGAAAAGGCTTTCGCCGCGCTCGACATCTTCGTCTGCGGCGTCTGCGATCCCTACAAGGCGATCCCGGTGCTGAAGAAGGGCTTCCTGCCGGAGCGCGTGCAACTCGGCGAGCATCGCCGCGGCATCTCCGTCTGA
- a CDS encoding protein phosphatase CheZ, translating into MPDQERIEQAVRSVLASIGGDITTNEIVLLAELEALGRTIAQAKAEIAALRVEEIEDEHIPVATDELDAVVEHTAAATNEILDTCETLERLVPELPAAPAARIGEAVTRIYEACSFQDITGQRIAKVVAALKEIEGRVQKITQRFGPAAQGGAPMAAQDRVPERTEGERLAQGPQLPAAASSQAEIDALLASFD; encoded by the coding sequence ATGCCTGACCAGGAGCGCATCGAGCAGGCCGTGCGCAGCGTGCTCGCCAGCATCGGCGGCGACATCACCACCAACGAGATCGTGCTGCTGGCGGAGCTGGAGGCGCTGGGGCGTACCATCGCCCAGGCCAAGGCCGAGATCGCCGCCCTGCGGGTGGAGGAGATCGAGGACGAGCACATCCCGGTGGCGACCGACGAGCTGGATGCGGTGGTGGAGCATACCGCCGCCGCCACCAACGAGATCCTCGACACCTGCGAGACGCTGGAGCGCCTCGTCCCGGAGCTGCCCGCCGCGCCGGCGGCACGGATCGGCGAGGCGGTGACGCGGATCTACGAGGCCTGTTCCTTCCAGGACATCACGGGCCAGCGCATCGCCAAGGTGGTGGCGGCGCTGAAGGAGATCGAGGGACGGGTGCAGAAGATCACCCAGCGCTTCGGCCCGGCGGCCCAGGGCGGCGCGCCGATGGCCGCGCAGGACCGGGTGCCGGAGCGCACCGAGGGCGAGCGCCTGGCGCAGGGGCCGCAACTGCCGGCCGCCGCTTCGTCCCAGGCGGAGATCGACGCCCTGCTGGCGAGTTTCGACTGA